In Chloroflexota bacterium, one genomic interval encodes:
- a CDS encoding rhodanese-like domain-containing protein, whose protein sequence is MSTQSVPDWVASATRELSERARVRSISLAELEELRASGGPHYAVDVRLPAEYRAGHIPGPIPIPTGQFA, encoded by the coding sequence GTGTCCACGCAATCCGTCCCCGACTGGGTTGCGTCGGCCACGCGAGAGCTATCGGAACGAGCGCGTGTGCGCTCCATCTCCCTCGCCGAGCTGGAGGAGCTGCGCGCTTCGGGCGGACCGCACTACGCGGTCGACGTCCGCCTCCCGGCGGAGTATCGCGCCGGCCACATCCCGGGGCCGATTCCCATCCCGACCGGCCAATTCGCATAG